The proteins below are encoded in one region of Shewanella putrefaciens:
- a CDS encoding diguanylate cyclase domain-containing protein, whose translation MDFRIFALSLLLWLFPYGASASEQLDELTALIYQYPAKAFSQISTLEKQQTPENSTDIVRLRVSILKCQNLLQLGENEAAINLAQLGEAKAKQLKLDQARPYFLICQADANLNYNNIQNALPLLDSAITLARRYQQPQALVDALRLRGQLDTDTDNFSSAIEDLRLAIDIYPDLHTQTQNWVWPPQAYIYAAMGNLLYATHDFPQAMYYTNLGIQSSDAKGKVLHIILRNAARIAFDNQEFAYSDQLEQQSKALLPELGSPLELAYSYAILASISLDKGRIDTAEEYLSIAINTFKKQNQLLAMMRSTRLLAQIRFAQNQDEAALILMKSAIEQGESLKQYSDLKWFYGILDDYYTKKGDFQQAHAYLLKRFQAAELANQVMNHNRILQFKARLNQQDIQQVTTDSIINNPSLIQELDLDWAYSTLFLVIMAVLGGAIWYFIDKQNNRAPSSTVDEQPLSPLEQLKMALHSAKQGNYPLTLLLFNASQIRQVDMSPLQDELLHKLREQDKLIRYSMDEIVILLPHTSAMGAQRVVNQLTAAIQPWQGSSRVNIGIAALQQFDTLESLIKRASINQLGKLKVGESPQNHYSPAK comes from the coding sequence ATGGATTTTCGCATCTTTGCGCTGAGCCTGCTGTTATGGCTGTTTCCCTATGGGGCCAGTGCTAGCGAACAATTAGATGAGTTGACGGCACTTATCTATCAGTATCCAGCGAAAGCCTTCTCTCAGATTTCCACATTAGAAAAGCAACAAACTCCTGAAAACTCAACAGATATTGTTAGGTTACGCGTTAGCATTCTAAAATGCCAAAACCTACTGCAATTAGGTGAGAATGAAGCTGCCATTAATCTCGCTCAATTAGGGGAGGCAAAAGCGAAACAACTCAAACTAGATCAAGCGCGCCCCTATTTTTTGATTTGCCAAGCAGACGCCAACCTCAACTACAATAATATTCAAAATGCCCTACCTTTGCTCGACTCGGCGATCACCCTAGCCCGCCGTTATCAACAACCCCAAGCACTCGTTGATGCCCTGCGCCTACGTGGGCAACTCGATACTGATACCGATAATTTCTCGTCTGCTATCGAAGATTTACGGCTCGCCATCGATATTTATCCTGATCTTCATACTCAAACCCAAAATTGGGTGTGGCCACCGCAGGCCTATATTTATGCGGCCATGGGCAATTTACTCTATGCTACCCATGATTTCCCCCAAGCCATGTATTATACAAATCTAGGAATACAGAGCTCTGATGCCAAAGGGAAAGTGTTACACATCATTTTACGTAATGCGGCCAGAATAGCTTTTGATAATCAAGAGTTCGCTTACAGTGATCAACTAGAACAACAGTCTAAAGCCCTTTTGCCTGAACTCGGCTCGCCACTGGAACTCGCCTACAGCTATGCCATTTTGGCCTCGATTTCGCTCGATAAAGGCCGTATCGACACTGCAGAAGAATACCTTTCTATCGCCATTAACACCTTCAAAAAACAAAACCAGCTATTGGCAATGATGCGTTCGACTCGGCTGTTAGCTCAAATACGCTTTGCCCAAAATCAAGACGAAGCAGCCTTAATCCTAATGAAATCTGCTATTGAGCAGGGAGAAAGTTTAAAACAGTACTCAGATCTAAAATGGTTCTATGGCATTTTGGATGATTATTACACTAAGAAAGGGGATTTTCAGCAGGCCCATGCATACCTACTTAAACGCTTTCAAGCCGCTGAACTTGCAAATCAGGTAATGAACCATAATCGCATTTTGCAGTTCAAAGCCCGCCTCAATCAGCAAGATATCCAACAAGTAACAACGGACAGCATCATCAATAATCCTTCTCTTATTCAAGAACTGGATCTGGATTGGGCGTATAGCACGCTCTTTTTGGTGATCATGGCAGTATTAGGCGGTGCTATTTGGTATTTCATCGATAAGCAGAATAATCGCGCCCCAAGTTCAACGGTAGACGAGCAGCCACTCTCACCATTAGAACAACTCAAAATGGCGCTCCACAGCGCAAAACAGGGAAATTACCCACTGACGTTATTACTCTTTAACGCTAGCCAGATACGTCAGGTTGATATGTCGCCGCTCCAAGATGAATTGCTACACAAGCTGCGCGAGCAGGACAAACTCATTCGTTATTCTATGGATGAAATTGTCATCCTCCTCCCCCACACGTCGGCTATGGGCGCCCAGCGAGTGGTCAATCAATTAACGGCAGCCATTCAACCCTGGCAGGGATCAAGCAGAGTCAATATTGGCATAGCTGCATTACAACAGTTTGATACCTTAGAGTCGTTAATAAAACGCGCGAGTATCAATCAACTAGGGAAATTGAAAGTAGGGGAATCCCCTCAAAATCACTATTCTCCCGCTAAGTAA
- the leuB gene encoding 3-isopropylmalate dehydrogenase codes for MSYQIAVLAGDGIGPEVMAEARKVLREVEARFDLNIEYTEYDVGGIAIDNHGCPLPDATLKGCEAADAILFGSVGGPKWEKLPPNEQPERGALLPLRGHFELFCNLRPAKLHDGLEHMSPLRSDISARGFDVLCVRELTGGIYFGKPKGRQGEGENEEAFDTMRYSRREISRIARIAFEAARGRRKKVTSVDKANVLACSVLWRQVVEEVAVDFPDVELEHIYIDNATMQLLRRPDEFDVMLCSNLFGDILSDEIAMLTGSMGLLSSASMNSSGFGLFEPAGGSAPDIAGKGIANPIAQILSAALMLRHSLKQEAAASAIERAVSKALNSGYLTGELLSADKRSQAKSTAEMGDFIANAIKEGV; via the coding sequence ATGAGTTATCAAATAGCAGTATTAGCAGGGGATGGGATCGGTCCTGAAGTGATGGCAGAGGCGCGTAAAGTGCTGCGTGAAGTGGAAGCGCGATTCGATTTAAATATCGAATACACTGAATACGATGTTGGCGGTATTGCCATTGATAACCACGGTTGCCCACTACCCGATGCCACGCTAAAGGGCTGTGAAGCGGCCGATGCGATTCTATTTGGCTCAGTCGGCGGCCCTAAGTGGGAAAAACTGCCGCCAAATGAGCAACCTGAGCGCGGTGCACTATTGCCTCTGCGTGGTCACTTCGAACTGTTTTGCAATCTGCGCCCAGCTAAATTGCATGATGGCTTAGAGCATATGTCGCCGCTGCGTAGCGATATTTCTGCCCGTGGCTTTGATGTTTTATGTGTACGCGAGTTAACTGGTGGCATTTATTTTGGTAAGCCAAAGGGCCGTCAAGGCGAAGGCGAAAATGAAGAAGCCTTCGATACCATGCGTTATAGCCGCCGCGAAATTAGCCGTATTGCCCGCATCGCCTTCGAAGCCGCCCGTGGTCGCCGTAAAAAAGTGACCTCAGTGGATAAAGCCAACGTGCTCGCCTGTTCTGTGTTATGGCGCCAAGTGGTCGAAGAAGTGGCGGTGGATTTCCCCGATGTCGAGTTGGAACACATCTATATCGACAATGCGACCATGCAGCTGCTGCGTCGTCCCGATGAGTTCGATGTGATGCTATGTTCTAACCTGTTCGGTGATATTTTATCCGACGAAATCGCGATGTTAACGGGCTCTATGGGCTTGTTGTCCTCGGCGAGCATGAACAGCAGTGGTTTTGGTTTATTCGAACCAGCGGGTGGCAGTGCGCCGGATATCGCGGGTAAAGGGATTGCCAACCCTATCGCTCAAATTCTGTCGGCGGCATTAATGTTGCGCCACAGCTTAAAGCAAGAAGCAGCGGCGAGTGCGATTGAGCGCGCCGTGAGCAAAGCGTTAAATTCTGGTTATTTAACTGGTGAGCTATTGAGCGCAGACAAGCGTAGCCAAGCTAAATCAACCGCCGAGATGGGTGACTTTATCGCCAATGCTATAAAGGAAGGTGTGTAA
- the leuA gene encoding 2-isopropylmalate synthase yields the protein MSNRVIIFDTTLRDGEQALAASLSVKEKLQIAMALERLGVDVMEVGFPVSSPGDFESVQTIARTIKNSRVCALSRALEKDIDAAAQALSVADQFRIHTFISTSTIHVESKLKRSFDQVLEMAVGAVKYARRFTDDVEFSCEDAGRTPIDNLCRMVEAAICAGARTINIPDTVGYTVPSEFGNIIQTLFNRVPNIDQAVISVHCHDDLGLSVANSITAVQHGARQIECTINGIGERAGNCSLEEIAMILATRKGMLGLETGINAKEIHRTSNLVSQLCNMPVQANKAIVGANAFTHSSGIHQDGMLKAQNTYEIMTPESIGLNRNNLNMTSRSGRHVIKHRMEEMGYSEHDYNMDTLYEEFLKLADKKGQVFDYDLEALAFMEAQAEEDNHYQLQQLVVQSDSTEGVATATVRIEVGGEIKTEAATGNGPVDAAYNAIARATDRRIDIISYKLGAKGVGQNALGQVDITAVYHEQNFHGVGLATDVVEASARALVHVMNLTCRADKVADYKQSMQKNRELGGV from the coding sequence ATGTCTAACAGAGTCATAATATTTGATACCACCTTGCGCGATGGTGAGCAGGCGTTAGCCGCAAGTTTGTCGGTCAAAGAAAAGCTACAGATCGCTATGGCGCTGGAACGTCTCGGTGTGGATGTGATGGAAGTGGGTTTTCCAGTTTCTTCACCCGGTGATTTTGAGTCAGTGCAGACCATAGCACGCACCATCAAAAATAGCCGCGTTTGTGCCTTATCCCGTGCATTGGAAAAGGACATCGATGCAGCGGCGCAGGCTTTGTCCGTTGCTGACCAATTCCGTATCCATACCTTTATCTCGACCTCGACTATTCACGTTGAGAGCAAGTTGAAGCGTTCTTTCGATCAAGTGTTAGAAATGGCCGTGGGCGCAGTGAAGTATGCCCGCCGTTTTACTGATGACGTGGAGTTTTCCTGTGAGGATGCGGGGCGTACGCCCATCGATAATCTATGTCGCATGGTAGAGGCCGCCATTTGTGCGGGCGCACGCACCATTAATATTCCCGATACGGTCGGTTACACAGTACCAAGCGAGTTTGGTAATATCATTCAGACTTTGTTTAATCGGGTGCCGAATATCGACCAAGCGGTGATCTCAGTGCATTGCCACGATGACTTAGGTTTATCTGTGGCTAACTCGATTACCGCTGTACAGCACGGTGCGCGTCAAATTGAATGTACCATCAATGGCATAGGTGAGCGTGCGGGTAACTGTTCACTGGAAGAGATCGCTATGATCTTAGCGACGCGTAAGGGAATGTTAGGGCTAGAAACAGGCATTAATGCCAAGGAAATTCATCGTACTTCTAATTTAGTCAGCCAGTTATGCAATATGCCAGTGCAGGCGAACAAGGCGATTGTCGGTGCCAATGCCTTTACCCATTCGTCGGGCATCCATCAGGATGGCATGTTAAAAGCACAAAATACCTATGAAATCATGACGCCAGAAAGCATAGGTTTGAATCGCAACAACTTGAATATGACCTCGCGCTCGGGTCGCCATGTGATCAAGCATCGCATGGAGGAAATGGGCTATAGCGAGCACGATTACAATATGGATACTCTGTATGAAGAGTTTCTAAAATTGGCCGATAAAAAAGGCCAAGTATTTGATTATGATTTAGAAGCCTTAGCCTTTATGGAAGCACAGGCCGAAGAAGACAATCACTATCAATTGCAGCAATTAGTGGTGCAGTCCGACTCAACTGAAGGCGTTGCTACGGCGACTGTGCGTATCGAAGTGGGCGGCGAAATTAAAACCGAAGCCGCAACGGGTAATGGTCCTGTTGATGCTGCCTATAACGCGATTGCTCGCGCAACCGATCGTCGAATCGATATCATCAGCTATAAGTTAGGTGCTAAGGGCGTAGGTCAAAATGCCTTAGGCCAAGTGGACATTACCGCGGTTTACCACGAGCAGAACTTTCACGGCGTAGGTTTAGCGACCGATGTGGTCGAAGCCTCGGCGCGCGCTTTAGTGCATGTGATGAACTTAACGTGCCGCGCAGACAAGGTCGCCGATTACAAACAAAGCATGCAAAAAAATCGAGAGCTAGGCGGCGTCTAG
- the leuD gene encoding 3-isopropylmalate dehydratase small subunit, with the protein MQPFTTHTGLAVMIDSTNIDTDQIIPKQFLSKVTRDGFGVHLFHDWRYLDEAGDVPNPEFSLNQPRYKGASILLSQENFGCGSSREHAPWALADFGLRAIIAPSFADIFYGNSINNGLLPVALTHAQVRQLMDEVAAEEGAQITVDLTSCKVISPSGAEFSFTLAESARHKLLNGLDAIGLTMSHGAQIEQYETQIEGWRR; encoded by the coding sequence ATGCAACCTTTTACGACCCATACCGGGCTTGCGGTGATGATAGACAGCACCAATATCGATACGGATCAGATCATCCCGAAGCAGTTTTTGTCTAAGGTGACCCGCGATGGTTTTGGCGTGCACTTATTCCACGACTGGCGCTATTTAGATGAGGCGGGCGATGTGCCCAATCCTGAGTTTTCATTGAATCAACCCCGTTATAAAGGCGCGTCGATTCTTTTATCGCAGGAAAACTTTGGTTGTGGCTCGAGCCGTGAACATGCGCCTTGGGCGCTGGCGGACTTTGGTTTGCGTGCCATTATAGCCCCGAGTTTTGCCGACATTTTTTACGGCAACTCAATCAATAACGGCCTATTGCCTGTGGCGTTAACCCACGCGCAGGTGCGTCAGTTGATGGATGAAGTGGCGGCAGAAGAAGGCGCGCAAATCACGGTTGATCTCACAAGCTGTAAAGTGATTTCACCGTCGGGTGCTGAGTTTAGTTTTACGCTAGCAGAGTCGGCAAGACATAAGTTACTCAATGGGTTAGATGCCATCGGGCTGACCATGTCCCACGGGGCGCAGATTGAACAATATGAAACCCAAATAGAAGGCTGGCGCCGTTAG
- a CDS encoding outer membrane protein transport protein: MQKRLLTLAVTAALLSSTTQLHAAGFQLAEYSATGLGRAFAGEAAMADNASAQGRNPAMLTYLEGRQLSAGGIYVMPNVDVTGDVSLSSPLLGPDPVVMKGGDALDVADDALVPNFYYSNQLNDQWTWGLAVNSNYGLATELPATHAAAIFGNKTSVTTVEFNPNIAYRINDAVSVGAGVRIVYGEGEIGASLPGWVDGIKLALPPQVAGMLPPGGTELKSMEGDDVGYGWQLGASWQINPAHRLGFAYHSGVKLELDGHASGVIYTGGKDVSIEGYLPLELPAFAEIASHHQLTDNWAMHASVNWTDWSVFDQLVAYFPGEVKPKGDLESDLVKEEHFEDNWRFALGTTYQVNNAWLVRAGVALDKTAANDEWRTTTIPDSDRLWFSVGAGYQATKNLNLDFAVTYIKATGDAPINEQQNLLNLATVNFNGEASGDVWLAGIQMSYKM, translated from the coding sequence ATGCAAAAACGTCTTCTGACTTTGGCTGTCACTGCAGCCTTGTTAAGTTCAACGACTCAACTCCATGCCGCAGGTTTTCAATTAGCCGAATATTCTGCCACAGGGTTAGGCCGCGCCTTTGCGGGTGAAGCCGCTATGGCGGATAACGCTTCGGCTCAAGGTCGAAATCCAGCCATGCTAACTTACCTTGAAGGTCGTCAGCTCTCTGCGGGTGGTATTTATGTGATGCCAAATGTCGATGTGACTGGTGATGTGAGCCTAAGCTCACCGTTGCTTGGCCCAGATCCTGTCGTTATGAAAGGTGGCGATGCGCTGGATGTGGCCGATGATGCGCTGGTACCTAACTTTTATTATTCAAATCAGCTAAATGATCAATGGACTTGGGGTCTAGCGGTAAACTCTAACTATGGCCTCGCCACTGAATTACCCGCGACCCACGCCGCGGCTATTTTTGGTAATAAGACTTCGGTAACGACCGTTGAGTTTAATCCCAATATTGCTTACCGCATCAATGATGCTGTTAGCGTCGGTGCTGGTGTACGGATCGTTTATGGTGAAGGTGAAATCGGGGCCTCATTACCCGGTTGGGTCGATGGCATTAAACTGGCTTTGCCTCCTCAGGTTGCTGGTATGTTACCTCCAGGAGGCACTGAGCTTAAGAGCATGGAGGGGGATGATGTAGGTTATGGTTGGCAGTTAGGTGCAAGCTGGCAGATTAACCCCGCTCACCGTTTAGGTTTTGCCTACCACAGTGGCGTTAAATTAGAGCTAGATGGGCACGCTTCAGGTGTGATTTATACCGGCGGCAAAGATGTGTCTATCGAAGGGTATTTACCGCTTGAATTACCAGCCTTTGCAGAAATTGCTTCCCATCATCAACTGACCGACAACTGGGCCATGCACGCGAGCGTGAATTGGACCGATTGGAGTGTATTCGATCAACTGGTGGCCTATTTCCCCGGCGAGGTTAAACCTAAGGGTGACTTAGAGTCTGATTTAGTTAAAGAAGAACACTTCGAAGATAACTGGCGTTTCGCGTTGGGAACGACCTATCAAGTGAATAATGCTTGGTTAGTGCGTGCCGGTGTCGCTTTAGATAAAACGGCGGCAAATGACGAGTGGCGCACAACCACAATTCCAGACTCTGACCGTCTGTGGTTCTCTGTCGGTGCGGGTTATCAGGCTACTAAAAATCTGAACCTTGATTTTGCTGTGACTTATATTAAAGCGACTGGCGATGCGCCAATCAACGAACAGCAAAACCTATTGAACCTAGCGACTGTTAACTTTAACGGCGAAGCAAGCGGCGATGTATGGCTTGCGGGTATCCAAATGAGCTATAAGATGTAA
- the leuC gene encoding 3-isopropylmalate dehydratase large subunit: protein MTTVPKNAAAKTLYQKVWDAHIVASPEGEAPIIYVDRHLVHEVTSPQAFSGLKVAGRKLRAPEKTFATMDHNTSTRSASLDALSPMARTQVETLAQNCKDFGVRLYDIHHPNQGIVHVMGPELGITLPGTVIVCGDSHTATHGAFGALAFGIGTSEVEHVLATQTLRQLKAKTMKIEVRGHVSDGVTAKDIVLAIIGKIGMDGGTGYVVEFCGEAIEALSMEGRMTVCNMAIEMGAKAGMVAPDQTTFDYLAGREFAPKGEDWAEAVAYWQAIKTDDGAVFDAVVELDAADIAPQLTWGTNPGQVVAIDGKVPNPLDEANPTTRASMEKALEYIGLSAGTPMTDISINKVFIGSCTNSRIEDLRSAAVHARGRKVASGVTAIVVPGSGQVKAQAEAEGLDKIFIEAGFEWRLPGCSMCLAMNDDRLEAGDRCASTSNRNFEGRQGRGSRTHLVSPAMAAAAAVAGHFVDIRKPY from the coding sequence ATGACGACTGTACCAAAAAATGCGGCGGCAAAGACGCTGTACCAAAAAGTATGGGATGCACATATTGTTGCCTCTCCCGAGGGCGAAGCGCCGATCATTTATGTCGACAGACATTTAGTCCATGAAGTGACTTCTCCGCAAGCATTCAGTGGCTTAAAAGTGGCGGGCCGCAAACTGCGTGCACCGGAAAAAACCTTTGCCACTATGGATCATAATACTTCAACTCGTAGCGCCAGTTTAGATGCCCTAAGCCCGATGGCACGCACTCAGGTTGAAACCCTAGCGCAAAACTGTAAAGACTTTGGCGTGCGTTTATACGACATTCACCATCCTAATCAAGGGATTGTGCATGTGATGGGGCCCGAACTTGGCATTACCTTGCCGGGCACTGTGATTGTCTGTGGTGATTCCCATACCGCGACCCATGGTGCCTTTGGGGCGCTGGCGTTTGGCATTGGTACGTCCGAAGTTGAGCACGTTTTAGCGACGCAAACTTTGCGTCAGCTAAAAGCTAAAACCATGAAGATTGAAGTGCGTGGTCATGTGAGTGATGGTGTCACCGCCAAAGATATAGTACTGGCGATCATTGGCAAAATCGGCATGGATGGTGGCACGGGTTATGTGGTGGAGTTCTGTGGTGAGGCGATTGAAGCCCTGTCGATGGAAGGTCGCATGACAGTGTGCAACATGGCGATTGAGATGGGCGCGAAGGCGGGCATGGTAGCGCCGGATCAAACCACTTTCGACTATTTAGCAGGCCGCGAGTTTGCGCCCAAGGGCGAAGATTGGGCAGAGGCTGTCGCTTACTGGCAAGCCATTAAAACCGATGACGGCGCCGTGTTTGATGCTGTCGTTGAGTTAGATGCTGCCGATATTGCGCCGCAATTGACTTGGGGTACTAACCCAGGCCAAGTCGTAGCAATCGATGGCAAAGTGCCAAATCCTCTTGATGAAGCGAATCCAACGACCCGAGCCAGCATGGAAAAGGCCCTAGAATACATTGGCCTGAGTGCGGGTACGCCGATGACAGACATCAGTATCAACAAGGTATTTATCGGTTCTTGTACTAACTCACGGATTGAAGATTTACGCAGCGCCGCCGTGCATGCCAGAGGCCGTAAAGTCGCGAGTGGCGTCACCGCGATTGTTGTACCTGGTTCTGGTCAAGTGAAAGCCCAAGCCGAAGCCGAAGGTTTAGATAAAATCTTTATCGAAGCCGGATTCGAGTGGCGTTTACCGGGTTGCTCTATGTGTTTAGCGATGAACGATGACAGATTAGAAGCGGGCGATCGCTGTGCGTCGACCAGTAATCGTAATTTCGAAGGTCGCCAAGGCCGTGGTAGTCGCACCCATTTAGTGAGCCCTGCAATGGCCGCCGCCGCTGCGGTGGCTGGGCATTTTGTCGATATTCGTAAACCTTACTAA
- the recQ gene encoding DNA helicase RecQ, with protein METPLLNIHDDPLSQRLAQVFGYRDFRDGQREVIERVCSGQDCLVIMPTGGGKSLCYQLPALLMDGITIVVSPLISLMKDQVDSLLQTGVAAAYLNSSLPREQSAEVLRQLRHGELKLLYVSPERLLTADFIERMQSMPLAMFAIDEAHCISQWGHDFRPEYAALGQLKQLFPYVPMMALTATADQATRQSICERLGIDPYRLLSSFDRPNIRYTVAEKLNAANQLRHFLQQQNGSSGIIYCSSRRRVDEVADRLCLQGFNAKAYHAGMTQEDRGAVQDSFLKDQIDIVVATVAFGMGINKSNVRFVVHYDIPKSIEAYYQETGRAGRDGLDAEAFMLFDPADIGRVRHLIEQSEPGPQQQVEFHKLNTMAAFAEAQTCRRQVLLHYFDESALQPCGNCDICLDPPKRYNGTEDAQKVLSCIYRLGQRFGINHLIEVLRGSKGAPIVDRGHDKLTTWGIGKDKSHEYWLSVIRQLIHLGLASQDVTRGSSITLNPSARPILKGEVALMLAEPRISLTTTKRKAGQSKAPLNYDRKLFARLKLLRRTIAEQQDVPPYLVFNDATLAEMAAMMPTSAGEMLAVNGVGERKLSRFGDAFLDEIAAYLAGE; from the coding sequence ATGGAAACGCCTTTACTCAACATACATGATGATCCCCTTTCCCAGCGCCTCGCACAGGTATTTGGTTACCGTGACTTTCGAGATGGGCAGCGAGAGGTCATTGAGCGTGTATGTAGTGGGCAAGATTGCTTAGTGATCATGCCCACGGGCGGCGGTAAGAGCCTGTGCTACCAATTGCCTGCGCTGCTGATGGATGGCATTACTATCGTAGTTTCGCCATTGATTTCTTTGATGAAAGATCAAGTCGATAGCTTATTGCAAACCGGTGTCGCTGCGGCTTATCTGAATTCCTCTTTGCCGCGCGAGCAGAGTGCCGAAGTATTACGGCAGCTACGCCATGGCGAGTTAAAGCTGCTCTATGTATCGCCAGAACGCCTATTAACGGCGGATTTTATTGAGCGTATGCAGTCCATGCCATTGGCGATGTTTGCCATCGATGAGGCGCATTGTATTAGCCAGTGGGGCCATGATTTTCGCCCTGAATATGCCGCGCTCGGCCAGCTAAAACAACTTTTCCCCTATGTGCCCATGATGGCGCTGACAGCAACAGCAGATCAGGCGACTCGGCAGAGTATTTGTGAGCGTTTAGGTATCGATCCTTACCGACTATTGTCGAGTTTCGACCGGCCAAATATTCGCTATACAGTAGCCGAAAAACTCAATGCTGCTAATCAGTTACGACATTTTCTACAACAACAAAACGGTAGCAGTGGGATTATTTATTGCAGTAGCCGTCGCCGTGTCGATGAGGTGGCCGATCGTTTATGTCTGCAAGGTTTTAATGCCAAGGCTTACCATGCGGGAATGACGCAGGAAGACCGTGGCGCCGTGCAGGATAGTTTTCTTAAAGATCAAATTGATATAGTCGTTGCTACTGTCGCTTTCGGCATGGGGATCAACAAGTCAAACGTACGGTTTGTGGTGCATTACGATATCCCTAAGAGTATCGAAGCCTATTACCAAGAAACAGGTCGAGCGGGCCGAGATGGGCTCGATGCCGAAGCCTTTATGTTGTTTGACCCCGCCGATATTGGCCGGGTGCGACATTTGATTGAACAGTCCGAACCTGGGCCACAGCAGCAAGTAGAATTCCATAAACTCAATACCATGGCCGCCTTTGCCGAGGCACAAACCTGTCGCCGCCAAGTGTTGCTACATTACTTTGATGAAAGTGCATTACAGCCCTGTGGTAACTGCGATATTTGTCTCGATCCGCCTAAGCGCTATAACGGTACCGAAGATGCGCAAAAGGTGCTGTCGTGTATTTATCGACTAGGGCAACGATTCGGTATCAATCACTTAATTGAAGTATTGCGAGGTTCGAAAGGCGCACCCATAGTCGACAGGGGCCACGATAAACTCACGACTTGGGGGATTGGCAAAGACAAAAGCCATGAATATTGGTTGAGTGTGATCCGTCAATTGATCCATTTAGGGCTAGCGAGCCAAGATGTGACTCGCGGTTCATCTATTACCTTAAACCCTTCAGCGCGACCCATTCTCAAGGGCGAGGTCGCCTTAATGTTAGCCGAGCCTCGTATTTCGCTGACAACAACCAAGCGTAAAGCCGGGCAATCTAAGGCGCCACTCAATTACGACCGAAAATTATTTGCACGATTGAAGCTATTGCGAAGAACCATAGCTGAGCAGCAGGATGTGCCGCCCTATCTCGTGTTTAACGATGCGACGCTTGCGGAAATGGCGGCCATGATGCCAACCAGCGCAGGGGAAATGCTTGCAGTCAACGGCGTTGGCGAGCGTAAATTGAGTCGTTTCGGTGACGCATTTCTCGATGAAATTGCCGCTTACTTAGCGGGAGAATAG